The following DNA comes from Candidatus Krumholzibacteriia bacterium.
TCCTGGGCGCGCGAGCCACTCAGGAAGCCGCCACCGGGATTGCGGGCGGCGGCGAAGTTCAGGGCTGCGGTGTCGAAGTCGGGCGCGAGGCGGGCGCAGGCCTGCTGCGTGGTCTCGTCGGTCACCTCGACCGTCGGCGCCGGGTCGGTCACCGCGTGGCCGGTCGACCCCGGGTCGGTCGCCGCGGGGCCGGTCGATCCCGGGCCGGCCGCCGTCCGTCCCGCCGGCGCGTCCAGCGCCAGGAAGTCGATCTCGTCGGGGGTGAAGGTTCGCACCCCGGCCTCGCTCGCGCGGAGCGACGCCGTGAGATCCACCCACTGGCCGTCGGAGGTCTCGTAGCCGCCGGCCTCGATCACTTCGAGCACCTCGCGTGCGGTGGGGTGGACGTTCTTCATGCCCATGCGTCACCCACCGGCTCGGAACTGCGCCTTCACCGCACCCCACGACTCGCCCTCCTGCTCCACCGGTCCGCACTGCGACGGCTCCAACGCATCGGGGACGATCGTGCAGCCCTCCACGTTGCCGAGGCCGCAATCGATCGTCCCGGTGATCGAGACCACGGTCGGGGTGTCGATCAAGTCGTCATCGGGATCGAGGGCGATCGGCAGCATCTCCCAGCAACTGTCGGGGCAGGGTTCGAACACGGCCGGCAGCACGGCGGAGGTGATCGTGCCGATCCCGAGCACGGGGTCGCCGCAGGTGGCGTAGTCGATCGGCGAGACGAGGTCGAAGGACGAGGCCCAGGTCGGCAGGTCGTCGCCGTCGGCGTCGAGGCCGATCGCGCGGTAGCGGTGGGCGGCACCGGAAGCGGCCGCGGCGTCTTCGAAGGTCACGGAGTGCACGCCGGTCATGAGGACGTCGAACTCGACGCGTCCGATCGGCACGGGGGCGCCGCAGTCACCGAGGGTGCCGCGTTCGAGGCGGACGCCACCGACGGCGTCGTCGAAGTCGTCGGCGATGGTCAGGGTGACCACGATCGCGGTCGGTGCGCCGACCGCGCACCAGACCTCGACCTCGAGGGTGTTGGAGGTCGGGGGTTCGACCACGACCTGGGCGCCGGCGGGTGCGGTCCAGCCGATCACGAAGAGAACGGTGATCGTCACGAGGGACTTCATGGGGATCTCCCGCGAAGGGGGCGCGAGATGTTCGCCGCGAGAGTGTAGCACGGTCGATGCGGCGCGGCGGCATCGCGACCAACAGAACGGCGGCCCCGGAGTCGTTCCCCGGAGCCGCCGTCGAGATCCCTCGCTCGGGTGCCCCTGTCAGGAGCCCGCGCCGAGTGCCACGAAGGTCCGGGTCGTGGCGGCGGGCAGGTTCCACAGCAGGTCCTCGCGGCCGTCGCCGTCGAAGTCGCCCACCCGCATCTGGTACTGCTCCCACGACACCGCCTCGGGGTGTTCCATGGGCACCGTCGTGAACAGGAAGTTCGAGGTCTCCGTCGCCAGGCCGACGTTCAGGGCCAGCCGGGTGCCGTCGCGTTCGATCAGGACGAGATCCTGGCGGCCGTCGCCGTCGACGTCGGCCAGACGCGCCTCGAGGGGGCGTGTCCCCTCGACGTTCTCGACGTAGGCGAGGGGGCCCCTCCGCCACCCGGTGCCCGAACCGTAGCTCATATGCACCGGGATGCGCGCGGGGTTCAGGTTCGGCCACACCAGGTCGTCGCCCGGGCCACCGCCCACGTTGCCGATCAGCGCCGAGTAGGTCTGCCATCCGTCGTTGCTGCGCTCCACGTAGGGCTGCTCGGTGAAGCGACCGTCGGTGTTGCCCAGACCGTAGTGGATGCCGTTGCGCGTGGACTCGGTGATGTTGAACACGATGTCGCTGCGGCCGTCCGCGTTCACGTCGCCCACGAGGACTTCGTAGCCGTTCCACGTCGACCCGCGGTCCTGGAAGTCGAGGAACTCGAACTGACCGGATTCCTGCCCGCGGAACACGTAGGTGCGGTTCGGGCCGACCAGCGTGTTGAAGATCAGGTCGTCGATCCCGTCGCCGCCGACGTCACCCACGAAGACCCGGTAGGAACCCCATCCGTTCGCGGGGTGCTCCTGGCGCGCGCCGAAGGTGAAGTCACCACCGTCCTCGGACAGTCCGACGTAGGTCAGGTTCTGCGCCTCGGTCGAGTTCCACGCGATGTCGTCGAGTCCGTCGCCGTCGAAGTCGCCGACGAAGGGCTCGAAGGTCGACCACCCCTCGCTCGGAGTCTCCGGGTGCGTGACCGGCATGCGCTCGGAGAACGTCCCGTCGCCGTTGGCGATCGCCACGACCGTCTCGTTCAGCGACGCGCCGGTGTGGCAGAAGGCGATGTCGTCGACCCCGTCGCCGTCGAAGTCTCCGACCACGGTACGGGCCGGCGTGGTGATCGACTGCGTCGCGATCTCCTCGTCCTGGAACACGAAGGGTTCGCCCGACGCGCCGACCGGCGTGCACTCGCGGATCGTGTACTCGGTGGCCTCGGTGACCTTCGCGATCCGACCGTCGAGCGTGCGGAAGATGAAGCTCAGCGGGACGGCCGTCGAGAGTTGGGCGCTGCGCGTGAAGTAGGCGCCCAGATCGTTCTCACGGATCATGTCCTGCGTGGCCTCGGCGGGCCCGCCCACCGACACGATCGAGACCTTCGCGGTCTCGAGGATCGTCTGCTCCTTGGCTTCGATCGATCCGGACGCGCCGCCCCCGATCGAGTTGTACGACGCGCGGATCGCGCTCCGGATGTCCTCCTCGCTGGCCGTCGACGTCACCGACATCATCATCAAGCGACCGTAGACGACCTCGGCGAGGTACACGGGCACGTTGTTCGCGTTCATCAGGCCCTGGTCGGCGTAGAACTGCAGCCGGTCCTCGGTGAAGGCGTCGTCGAACCAACCCGCGGGTGACGAGGGCGGCGGGACCGACACGGTGTACATCTTCTGCACGAACTTCGCGGTGACCGTCGTCTCCGACACACGCCGCGAGAGATCGCCCTCGGCCCGCGCCTCGAATCCCAGGTAGCGGCCCGACGCGCCCACGCTCAGCGCCCAGGCGCGCTCGGAGTGGTAGGTCTCCTGGGTGAAGGAGATCGAACTCGGGGTGTCGAGCGTGTCGCGCGTGGCGTTGCCGATCATGCCGCGCACGGCCTGCGTCACCGACGCGAGCGAAGGCGACTCCACGCGACGTGCCGAGTCCTCGCTCGGCAGTTCCTTGATCACGACGTCGATCGGGGCCCGTTCGTCGATCGTCAACGGCGCGAAGGCACCCAGCCCCGAGTCGTCGTCGTAGCTGTTGCCCTGGATGAAGGCGCCCGGCCAGAGGATCGACTCGTCCGGCGAGAGCATGACGATCTCGTCGGGATTCGTCGTGATGCGGTACGGGGTCTCGCGGCAGACGTAGCGGACGTTCTCCGGAGGGGCGACGGTCCCGTCCTCCTGGATCTCCTCGACCTCGACCTCGGTCGAGCCGAGCTCGACCGTCTCGCCGTCCGCGGTCGGCAGCTCGTCGGGACCGTTGTTCGCGTAGTCGTCCCAGGCGGGCATGCGGCCGAAGAATTCGTTCGTCTCGCCGACCGGCTGGCCGCCGCCACCAGGGCCGGACGGATCGTCCTCGGAACAGCCGGCGATCGCGAGCAGGGCCGCCAGGCCGAGGACGAGGGTCGTACGTGGGGATCTCATGGTTGTTTCCTCGAAACGGGGGAGCGGGGGCGCTCCCGGACGAGCGCCTTCGATCACAGATGCGCAAACCATCGCGTCTTCGCGCAATGAGGCGGATCGTCGCGCGAACCCTGGCCGTCCGGAGTTCCCACCCGGCCCGCGACCTCGCGGGCGCGGCCGGTTCACTGTCGCCGGCTCCTCGGCGGTCGACGAGCGGGCCCACGAGCCCGGCGAGCTCGTCGGGCGCATCTACGGTCCGCCGCAGACCAGCCAGCGCGTCC
Coding sequences within:
- a CDS encoding FG-GAP-like repeat-containing protein: MRSPRTTLVLGLAALLAIAGCSEDDPSGPGGGGQPVGETNEFFGRMPAWDDYANNGPDELPTADGETVELGSTEVEVEEIQEDGTVAPPENVRYVCRETPYRITTNPDEIVMLSPDESILWPGAFIQGNSYDDDSGLGAFAPLTIDERAPIDVVIKELPSEDSARRVESPSLASVTQAVRGMIGNATRDTLDTPSSISFTQETYHSERAWALSVGASGRYLGFEARAEGDLSRRVSETTVTAKFVQKMYTVSVPPPSSPAGWFDDAFTEDRLQFYADQGLMNANNVPVYLAEVVYGRLMMMSVTSTASEEDIRSAIRASYNSIGGGASGSIEAKEQTILETAKVSIVSVGGPAEATQDMIRENDLGAYFTRSAQLSTAVPLSFIFRTLDGRIAKVTEATEYTIRECTPVGASGEPFVFQDEEIATQSITTPARTVVGDFDGDGVDDIAFCHTGASLNETVVAIANGDGTFSERMPVTHPETPSEGWSTFEPFVGDFDGDGLDDIAWNSTEAQNLTYVGLSEDGGDFTFGARQEHPANGWGSYRVFVGDVGGDGIDDLIFNTLVGPNRTYVFRGQESGQFEFLDFQDRGSTWNGYEVLVGDVNADGRSDIVFNITESTRNGIHYGLGNTDGRFTEQPYVERSNDGWQTYSALIGNVGGGPGDDLVWPNLNPARIPVHMSYGSGTGWRRGPLAYVENVEGTRPLEARLADVDGDGRQDLVLIERDGTRLALNVGLATETSNFLFTTVPMEHPEAVSWEQYQMRVGDFDGDGREDLLWNLPAATTRTFVALGAGS